In the genome of Cellvibrio sp. KY-YJ-3, one region contains:
- the aceF gene encoding dihydrolipoyllysine-residue acetyltransferase, with protein MAIQTIKVPDIGGAEGVEVIEISVKVGDVIAEGDSIVVLETDKASMEIPADKAGKVVAIKVNLGDKVSQDSLLLEVEAEGASEAAPAPQAAPVAAAAAPVSAPVAAATSAEVPMVVPDIGGAEGVEVIEISVKVGDEVAAGDSLIVLETDKASMEIPAEAAGKIVSLAVKVGDKVSQGAVIGVLATTGGAPAVAAAPVKAEPAPVAAAAPAPKAEVAKAVAPAIDVEQTGDVYAGPAVRKLARQLGVDMGKVSGTGPRGRLLKDDVRAYVKPIVVAAQSGAPMGGGSGIPRVPAVDFSKFGEIETIKMSKVKKITADNMTRNWLNVPHVTQWDDADITDLEAFRNGLKAEAEKRGSKLTPLPFIMKACAAALVAEPSFNVSLHHDGESIVQKKYVHIGIAVDTPNGLMVPVIRNVDKKGLWELTDEINAIAKKARDGKLLPADMQGGCFTISSLGAAGGNGFTPIVNAPEVAILGVSRAQMKPVWNGKEFIPRNMLPLSLSYDHRAINGADAGRFFTYLTAVIADVRRLLL; from the coding sequence GTGGCAATTCAAACTATTAAAGTGCCTGATATTGGCGGCGCAGAAGGCGTTGAAGTAATTGAAATCTCCGTAAAGGTGGGTGATGTTATCGCCGAAGGTGATTCAATTGTCGTGCTTGAAACCGACAAGGCTTCAATGGAAATCCCGGCCGATAAAGCAGGCAAGGTTGTCGCTATTAAAGTGAATCTTGGCGATAAAGTATCGCAAGATAGTTTATTACTCGAAGTAGAAGCGGAAGGTGCCAGTGAAGCGGCGCCAGCTCCGCAAGCTGCTCCTGTTGCCGCTGCAGCAGCGCCAGTATCAGCACCCGTTGCGGCAGCAACCAGCGCCGAAGTGCCAATGGTTGTGCCTGATATCGGTGGTGCCGAAGGCGTGGAAGTTATCGAAATTTCTGTAAAAGTGGGTGATGAGGTTGCTGCAGGCGATTCATTGATCGTGCTTGAGACTGACAAAGCTTCGATGGAAATACCGGCTGAAGCCGCTGGTAAAATTGTGAGTCTTGCCGTCAAGGTTGGCGATAAAGTATCTCAAGGTGCTGTGATTGGTGTGTTGGCTACTACTGGTGGTGCACCTGCTGTGGCTGCTGCGCCCGTAAAGGCTGAGCCTGCCCCTGTCGCGGCGGCTGCCCCTGCTCCTAAAGCAGAAGTAGCGAAGGCTGTTGCGCCGGCTATTGATGTTGAGCAAACCGGTGATGTGTACGCCGGTCCCGCTGTGCGCAAGTTGGCTCGCCAACTGGGTGTCGATATGGGCAAAGTGTCTGGCACTGGTCCTCGTGGTCGTTTATTGAAAGATGACGTTCGCGCTTACGTAAAACCGATTGTTGTTGCCGCTCAATCTGGCGCTCCAATGGGTGGTGGTTCAGGTATTCCGCGTGTTCCAGCGGTTGATTTCTCCAAATTTGGCGAAATCGAAACCATCAAAATGAGTAAAGTGAAAAAAATCACTGCGGACAATATGACCCGCAACTGGTTAAACGTTCCTCATGTTACCCAGTGGGACGATGCGGACATCACTGACTTGGAAGCTTTCCGCAATGGTTTGAAAGCTGAAGCGGAAAAACGCGGCAGCAAACTGACTCCATTGCCTTTCATTATGAAAGCTTGTGCTGCTGCGTTGGTTGCAGAGCCAAGTTTCAATGTATCTTTGCATCACGATGGCGAAAGTATCGTGCAGAAAAAATACGTGCACATTGGTATCGCGGTAGATACCCCTAACGGCCTGATGGTTCCTGTTATCCGTAACGTGGACAAAAAAGGGCTGTGGGAATTAACTGACGAAATCAATGCGATTGCGAAAAAAGCCCGTGATGGCAAGTTGTTGCCCGCTGATATGCAAGGTGGTTGTTTCACTATTTCCAGCCTTGGTGCTGCGGGTGGTAATGGTTTTACCCCGATTGTGAACGCGCCTGAAGTTGCTATTCTTGGTGTGTCTCGCGCGCAAATGAAACCAGTGTGGAATGGTAAAGAGTTTATTCCACGTAATATGCTGCCGCTGTCCCTGTCTTATGACCACCGTGCGATTAATGGTGCAGATGCCGGCCGCTTCTTTACTTATTTGACAGCTGTAATAGCGGATGTAAGACGTTTGTTGTTGTAA
- a CDS encoding alpha/beta hydrolase, with translation MNQFLKMISCAVLFVLLGCQTITQVDDPSNTYTPETTYQKLAADYPFITIARRDVPDSVVEIKNITYVRYGKRALQLDLYLPESSITHLKPGVVFVHGGGWRSGYRTNFTPMAIGLAQRGYVTATISYRLAGEAKYPAAIHDVKAAIRWLRSNAKKYGVNPQQIAVAGGSAGGQIASLTGVTNGLEKFDPQLHRSRISSDVQAIINIDGLSDFTSEAARLHEDDPRKNPSAAGFWFGGRYAEKTDLWYEASPTFYVNKNTPPILFLISAQPRFSVGHEEMIEKMKPFGIAYQVSKIPDSPHSFWLFDPWLQPSINIAEQFLNQQFKIMRSDSAR, from the coding sequence ATGAACCAATTCCTGAAAATGATTAGTTGTGCTGTTCTATTTGTGTTGTTAGGCTGTCAAACGATTACTCAAGTTGATGACCCGAGCAATACTTACACCCCTGAAACCACCTATCAAAAGCTCGCCGCTGATTATCCTTTTATCACCATTGCCCGCCGGGATGTGCCTGATTCTGTCGTTGAAATAAAAAATATAACCTATGTTCGCTATGGCAAGCGCGCCTTGCAGCTGGATTTATATTTACCTGAATCTTCTATTACTCATTTAAAACCTGGTGTTGTATTTGTTCATGGTGGTGGCTGGCGCTCAGGCTATCGTACTAATTTCACACCTATGGCAATTGGCCTTGCACAGCGTGGTTATGTGACGGCGACAATAAGTTACCGTTTGGCAGGTGAGGCAAAATATCCTGCCGCAATCCACGATGTAAAAGCTGCCATTCGTTGGTTGCGCAGTAATGCCAAAAAATATGGTGTCAATCCTCAGCAGATTGCGGTGGCCGGCGGTTCTGCTGGTGGGCAAATTGCCAGTTTAACGGGCGTGACCAACGGACTTGAAAAATTTGATCCGCAATTGCATCGCTCGCGCATATCAAGTGATGTTCAGGCAATTATTAATATCGATGGTCTCTCTGACTTTACCTCGGAAGCGGCACGACTGCATGAGGATGATCCGCGTAAAAATCCTTCAGCGGCAGGTTTTTGGTTTGGTGGGCGCTACGCAGAAAAAACAGACTTGTGGTATGAGGCTTCGCCTACATTTTATGTCAACAAAAATACACCACCGATTTTATTTTTAATCAGCGCACAACCACGGTTTAGTGTTGGGCATGAAGAGATGATCGAAAAAATGAAACCGTTTGGAATTGCTTATCAGGTTTCAAAAATTCCAGACTCACCACACTCCTTCTGGTTGTTCGACCCATGGTTACAGCCATCTATAAACATTGCCGAGCAGTTTTTGAATCAGCAGTTCAAAATAATGCGTAGCGATAGTGCCCGGTAA
- a CDS encoding DUF1287 domain-containing protein encodes MTKLSLSILSLVIFCIAEYCLAENIIDPKSNTRKLIDAALAQTATAVTYNGTYFKIAYPMGDVPAEFGVCTDVIIRAYRKLGIDLQQLVHEDMRSNFSLYPARRNWNQTKTDTNIDHRRVPNLQTFFTRHGKKLAISLKPHDYQAGDLVTWMLPGNLPHIGIVTDQHSSDDLRPLIVHNIGAGPELEDMLFDYTITGHYRYALF; translated from the coding sequence ATGACCAAATTATCACTCTCAATCCTGAGCCTGGTAATTTTTTGCATAGCAGAATATTGCCTCGCAGAAAACATTATCGACCCAAAGAGCAACACCCGTAAATTAATCGATGCAGCACTTGCGCAAACGGCGACAGCCGTTACTTACAATGGCACCTATTTTAAAATCGCTTACCCGATGGGCGATGTGCCTGCAGAGTTTGGGGTCTGCACTGATGTAATCATTCGCGCTTATCGAAAGCTCGGCATAGACCTGCAACAATTAGTGCATGAAGATATGCGCAGTAATTTTTCGCTTTACCCTGCAAGACGCAATTGGAATCAAACCAAAACCGATACCAATATTGATCATCGCCGCGTGCCCAACCTGCAAACTTTCTTTACGCGACATGGCAAAAAATTAGCTATATCACTTAAACCGCACGATTATCAGGCGGGCGATCTGGTTACCTGGATGCTACCCGGGAACTTGCCGCATATTGGCATTGTGACAGACCAACATTCCAGCGATGACCTTCGCCCCCTAATTGTCCACAACATAGGTGCAGGCCCTGAACTGGAAGACATGTTATTCGACTACACAATTACCGGGCACTATCGCTACGCATTATTTTGA
- a CDS encoding VanZ family protein, with protein MVQEMAWRFLCVIQFYLLLVIYTYLGLTPHPENSVPVFNDLLMHFAGYAVAAISINFARPYWPGWQQAVVLILYSIAIEIAQHFNPPRTFSIADIIANTTGVALGLAIIFILTRYCSWFSSLLFWKIKARGNTSNNDS; from the coding sequence ATGGTGCAAGAGATGGCGTGGCGTTTTTTATGTGTTATTCAGTTTTATCTTCTTTTGGTGATCTATACCTATCTTGGGTTAACCCCTCACCCTGAAAATTCCGTTCCGGTATTCAATGATTTGTTGATGCACTTTGCAGGCTATGCTGTTGCAGCCATCTCTATTAATTTTGCCCGGCCTTACTGGCCAGGGTGGCAACAAGCAGTGGTACTAATTCTTTATTCCATCGCCATAGAAATTGCACAGCATTTTAATCCACCGCGCACATTTAGCATTGCAGACATTATCGCCAACACCACCGGTGTAGCTTTAGGTCTCGCAATAATATTTATACTGACAAGATATTGCTCTTGGTTTTCCAGTTTACTTTTCTGGAAAATAAAAGCGCGAGGCAACACCAGCAATAACGATAGTTAA
- the mobA gene encoding molybdenum cofactor guanylyltransferase MobA produces the protein MSNIESVVGVILAGGLARRMGGGDKCLLPLAGKTLLQRTIERAQPQVKKLLLNANGNSLRFARTRLPVVPDVFPNNRGPLAGIHAALQWMHKDNPDAEWLVSFASDTPFFPSDLVSTLLEAVNQSHSQLAIASSLARRHPTFALWHASLIKPMEQQLQSDEMPRLQDWMSAQNPVEVSFSAIDYDPFFNINTPQDLYAAEPMVPLIK, from the coding sequence ATGAGTAATATTGAGTCGGTTGTAGGTGTGATTCTGGCAGGAGGCCTAGCCCGCCGTATGGGCGGTGGCGACAAATGCCTGCTCCCTCTGGCAGGTAAAACCCTATTGCAGCGCACCATTGAAAGAGCACAACCACAAGTTAAAAAATTACTGCTCAATGCCAACGGCAATAGCTTGCGCTTTGCCCGCACTCGCCTGCCCGTAGTGCCGGACGTATTTCCAAACAATCGCGGTCCCCTGGCGGGTATTCATGCAGCCCTCCAATGGATGCATAAAGATAATCCCGATGCAGAATGGCTGGTCAGTTTCGCTTCCGATACGCCGTTTTTCCCCTCCGATTTGGTATCAACGCTATTAGAAGCCGTCAATCAGTCTCATTCACAGTTAGCAATAGCCTCCTCACTCGCACGCAGGCACCCCACCTTTGCACTATGGCACGCTTCATTAATCAAGCCCATGGAGCAACAACTACAAAGCGATGAAATGCCTCGCTTGCAAGATTGGATGAGCGCACAAAATCCCGTAGAAGTCTCGTTTAGTGCGATTGACTACGACCCATTTTTCAATATCAATACTCCACAAGACTTGTACGCTGCCGAACCCATGGTACCGCTCATTAAGTAA
- the pdxH gene encoding pyridoxamine 5'-phosphate oxidase, with product MELKLEDFRREYTQGGLDRADLADNPLEQFGWWMEQTIKSGIPDPNAMTVATVDASGQPSQRIVLLKHLDEKGFVFYTNLNSRKAQELKQNPKVSLHFPWFFLERQVKVCGTAEPLSTAEVLKYFVSRPRESQLGAWASQQSRPISSRALLMQQFESMKNKFAKGEIPVPDFWGGFRVKPHQIEFWQGGSHRLHDRFQYTLQADGTWSIDRLEP from the coding sequence ATGGAACTTAAACTCGAAGACTTTCGTCGCGAATACACACAAGGTGGTTTGGACAGGGCTGATTTGGCTGACAACCCGCTGGAGCAATTCGGGTGGTGGATGGAGCAAACTATTAAATCCGGTATCCCTGATCCTAACGCCATGACAGTTGCAACAGTTGATGCCAGTGGTCAACCGTCACAGCGCATTGTGTTGCTTAAACATTTGGATGAAAAAGGGTTTGTGTTTTATACCAATCTCAACAGCCGTAAAGCGCAAGAATTGAAACAAAATCCCAAAGTGAGCCTGCATTTCCCTTGGTTCTTTTTGGAGCGACAAGTGAAGGTGTGCGGCACTGCTGAGCCATTATCAACTGCTGAGGTGCTCAAGTATTTTGTCTCGCGCCCGCGCGAAAGCCAGTTAGGGGCTTGGGCATCACAGCAAAGCCGCCCGATTTCATCGCGCGCGTTGTTAATGCAGCAGTTTGAGTCGATGAAGAACAAGTTTGCCAAAGGCGAAATTCCCGTGCCGGATTTCTGGGGTGGGTTCAGAGTCAAGCCACATCAGATCGAATTCTGGCAAGGTGGATCGCATCGGTTACACGACCGATTTCAATACACTTTGCAGGCAGATGGTACCTGGTCGATTGATCGCCTGGAGCCTTAG
- a CDS encoding NAD(P)H-quinone oxidoreductase — MRYVALTGFGDASNLQLAQMAIPEPKPDEVLIKVYAAGVNRPDILQRQGLYPAPENASPILGLEVAGEIVACGVNVKRWQLGDNVCALVDGGGYADYALAPAAQCLPMPADYSYVQAAALPETFFTVWHNLFQRAHLQAGETLLIHGGASGIGVAAIQIARAFEINIIATAGSAAKCAAIERLGAQAINYRERDFVAEVKQLTQGLGANVILDMVGGDYIQRNFSAAAKDGRIVNIAFLNGSKTMVDFMPLMLKRLTLTGSTLRAQPAAVKANIAAELELNIWPLVKAKTISPLIDSVFALSDVAAAHRHMESNQHIGKIILDMAPIND, encoded by the coding sequence ATGCGCTACGTAGCATTAACAGGATTTGGCGATGCCAGTAATTTGCAATTGGCGCAGATGGCTATACCCGAACCGAAACCTGACGAGGTCTTGATAAAGGTTTATGCAGCGGGAGTTAATCGTCCGGACATTTTGCAGCGCCAAGGCTTGTACCCTGCGCCCGAAAACGCGTCACCAATATTAGGGCTGGAAGTGGCTGGCGAAATTGTCGCGTGTGGAGTGAATGTGAAACGTTGGCAGTTAGGCGATAACGTTTGCGCCTTGGTGGATGGTGGCGGTTATGCCGACTACGCGCTCGCACCAGCCGCGCAATGTTTGCCTATGCCCGCAGATTATTCATACGTTCAGGCAGCGGCTCTACCGGAAACATTTTTTACCGTATGGCATAACCTTTTTCAGCGTGCACATTTGCAAGCGGGCGAAACCTTGTTGATTCATGGCGGTGCCAGCGGTATCGGTGTTGCTGCAATCCAAATCGCGCGTGCGTTTGAAATTAACATCATTGCGACAGCGGGGTCGGCTGCAAAATGTGCGGCAATTGAGCGGTTAGGCGCACAAGCGATTAATTATCGCGAGCGTGATTTTGTCGCCGAGGTTAAACAGCTCACGCAGGGGTTGGGCGCCAATGTAATTTTGGATATGGTAGGTGGTGATTATATCCAGCGCAATTTTTCAGCGGCTGCTAAGGATGGGCGCATTGTGAACATTGCTTTTTTAAATGGCAGTAAAACAATGGTCGATTTTATGCCGCTGATGCTCAAACGCTTAACACTCACCGGTTCAACTCTGCGCGCGCAACCTGCTGCAGTTAAAGCAAATATCGCCGCTGAATTGGAATTGAACATTTGGCCGCTGGTGAAAGCTAAAACTATTAGTCCATTGATTGATTCCGTATTTGCTTTGAGTGATGTCGCGGCAGCGCATCGTCATATGGAATCTAATCAGCACATCGGCAAAATTATTTTGGACATGGCACCGATCAATGACTGA
- a CDS encoding CaiB/BaiF CoA-transferase family protein yields the protein MTESINSSTINSGNNPLNSTANKRRPLDGVRIIEVGQLIAGPFAGCMLGYFGAEVIKIEPPEGDAIRNWRVLDNGTSFWWRSIGRNKKSITLDLKHVEGQKIARQLMDSADVVIENFRPGVMESWGLGPEVLKRSNPRLIYARISGYGQTGPYATKPGFASVCEGMSGFRYVNGFPDQAPVRPNLSIGDTISGIHAALGIALALLERNNSGEGQVVDVALYESMFNLMEAVVPEFSGAGVIREPSGTTVTGIVPTNTYRCKNGKYVVIGGNGDSIFQRLMQVAGHPEMASDPRMANNAGRVQHELEIDNALAAWCMSKDADEILQLLEQARVPAGPIYNVKDMFTDPHFVARGMFEQVEINGKPLQLPAIAPRLAQTPGATDWPGGEIGSHTQDILQTLLGFSPERIAQLKSTGVI from the coding sequence ATGACTGAATCTATAAATAGCTCAACAATTAACTCCGGAAATAACCCACTCAATAGCACAGCCAATAAAAGACGCCCACTCGATGGCGTGCGCATTATTGAAGTTGGCCAATTAATAGCTGGTCCTTTTGCGGGCTGCATGCTCGGTTATTTTGGTGCGGAAGTTATTAAAATCGAACCGCCGGAGGGCGATGCAATTCGCAATTGGCGTGTGCTGGATAATGGTACGTCGTTTTGGTGGCGCAGTATCGGCCGCAATAAAAAAAGTATCACGCTCGATTTAAAACACGTCGAAGGTCAAAAAATTGCGCGCCAATTAATGGATAGTGCCGATGTGGTTATCGAAAATTTTCGCCCGGGGGTGATGGAATCCTGGGGGCTTGGGCCGGAGGTGTTAAAACGATCCAATCCCCGGTTAATTTACGCGCGTATCTCCGGTTATGGTCAAACTGGACCTTATGCCACAAAACCGGGTTTTGCATCCGTGTGTGAAGGCATGAGTGGCTTTCGCTATGTGAATGGTTTTCCCGATCAAGCGCCGGTGCGCCCCAATTTAAGTATTGGCGATACCATTTCTGGTATTCATGCTGCGCTCGGTATTGCGCTCGCACTGCTGGAGCGTAATAACAGTGGCGAGGGGCAAGTGGTGGATGTGGCGCTCTATGAATCCATGTTTAATTTGATGGAGGCAGTAGTGCCGGAATTTTCGGGGGCGGGTGTGATTCGCGAACCCTCGGGCACTACCGTCACGGGCATAGTGCCGACAAATACTTATCGCTGCAAAAATGGCAAATATGTGGTGATTGGCGGTAATGGCGATTCTATTTTCCAGCGCTTGATGCAGGTGGCGGGGCATCCGGAAATGGCCAGTGACCCACGTATGGCCAACAATGCCGGGCGCGTGCAACACGAATTGGAAATTGACAATGCGCTTGCCGCTTGGTGTATGAGTAAGGATGCCGATGAGATTCTGCAACTGCTTGAGCAAGCGCGTGTACCGGCGGGCCCGATTTATAATGTGAAAGATATGTTTACCGATCCACATTTTGTGGCGCGCGGTATGTTCGAACAGGTGGAGATTAATGGTAAGCCGTTGCAGTTGCCTGCCATTGCGCCGCGACTTGCGCAAACACCGGGCGCTACCGATTGGCCGGGTGGGGAGATTGGCAGTCACACCCAGGATATTTTGCAAACACTGTTGGGTTTTTCGCCGGAACGAATCGCACAATTAAAATCGACTGGCGTTATTTGA